A single Bacillus sp. HMF5848 DNA region contains:
- a CDS encoding type II toxin-antitoxin system RelE/ParE family toxin: protein MKKENKKPFTVLFTEEFELSLDKIQHFFSDQGEETLNWWYAKEDEIIDYIDDKLSSNPFIGQSVESGSFKGLRRLIYGKSRHKMLNYVIYYAVHENDGYVDVINILPSRTERKRIRK from the coding sequence ATGAAGAAAGAAAATAAAAAGCCTTTTACTGTTCTTTTTACAGAGGAGTTTGAATTGAGTTTAGATAAAATTCAACATTTCTTTTCTGATCAAGGAGAAGAAACCTTAAACTGGTGGTACGCCAAAGAAGACGAAATAATTGATTATATTGATGATAAGCTTTCCAGTAACCCTTTCATTGGTCAATCAGTTGAAAGTGGAAGTTTTAAAGGGTTAAGAAGATTAATATACGGTAAAAGTAGACATAAAATGTTGAACTATGTAATTTACTATGCAGTACATGAAAATGATGGATACGTTGATGTTATTAACATATTACCTTCAAGAACAGAAAGAAAGCGTATAAGGAAATAA
- a CDS encoding pyridoxamine 5'-phosphate oxidase family protein yields MMRIIRDTGKSFDLENFLSKPLVAHLSTVVEDAPRDSPVWFYWEDNKIWIIGTASDTFPDRIRENPKCAIGIVDYNQHNGLFLHAGFRGTATVKPFEKMIANQLISRYLGTEIEKWDPRFKNLDNSNVLICFIPETVVVRDQSFVLPKQPEIADCSKE; encoded by the coding sequence ATGATGAGAATTATTAGAGATACAGGTAAAAGTTTTGATTTAGAAAATTTTCTTTCAAAGCCTTTAGTAGCTCATTTATCAACAGTGGTAGAGGATGCACCGAGAGATTCACCTGTTTGGTTTTATTGGGAAGATAACAAAATTTGGATAATAGGTACAGCTTCAGATACATTTCCAGATAGAATAAGGGAAAATCCAAAGTGTGCTATTGGAATAGTAGATTACAATCAGCATAATGGACTTTTTTTACATGCAGGATTTAGAGGTACAGCAACCGTAAAGCCTTTTGAGAAGATGATAGCTAATCAGTTAATTTCTCGTTACTTAGGTACTGAAATAGAAAAATGGGACCCACGTTTTAAAAACTTAGATAATAGTAATGTTTTAATATGCTTTATCCCTGAAACAGTAGTAGTTCGTGACCAATCATTTGTCCTTCCTAAACAACCAGAAATAGCAGATTGTTCAAAGGAATAG